In Asterias rubens chromosome 15, eAstRub1.3, whole genome shotgun sequence, a genomic segment contains:
- the LOC117299779 gene encoding polyribonucleotide 5'-hydroxyl-kinase Clp1-like — protein sequence MSAEVEARGLEAGGSQDDGLQGMKEYRLVKDTELRFEVEKNEIVHVQLKEGLAEVFGTELLKNRTYKFTALSKVAVYTWHGCCLHLKGKTEVAYIAKDTPMTTYLNTHAALEQMRQQAEQEGTRGPRVMIVGPTDVGKSTLCRLLLNYAVRVGRRPTFVDIDVGQGVISVPGTIGALLIERPADVEEGFSLAGPLVYHFGATTPGNNMKLYTLLVSNMAGVFNRRCMNNQKAGVSGCIINTCGWIKGDGYKCITHAVKAFEVDVIIVLDQERLYNELVRDMPSFVKVVLQQKSGGVVERTRPFRTKVRDSRIREYFYGFEKCFYPHSFDVRFSDVEIFKIGAPAVPNSCLPLGMTPEDNQTKLVAVQPSSELSHHILSVSLAKIRDDDLIKTNVAGFICVTHVDMDRRVFTVLSPAPRPLPRRYLLVSDVQFMDIQQ from the exons ATGTCAGCTGAAGTTGAAGCGAGGGGTTTGGAAGCAGGGGGATCACAAGATGAC GGACTTCAAGGAATGAAGGAATACAGACTTGTTAAAGACACAGAGCTAAGATTTGAAGTGGAAAAAAATGAGATTGTCCATGTGCAG TTGAAAGAAGGGTTGGCGGAAGTCTTTGGCACCGAGCTCTTAAAGAATCGAACCTATAAGTTCACCGCATTGTCCAAGGTGGCTGTCTACACGTGGCATGGTTGTTGTCTTCAT TTGAAGGGTAAGACTGAGGTAGCGTACATTGCCAAAGATACCCCCATGACGACCTATCTGAACACACATGCAGCCTTGGAGCAGATGAGACAGCAGGCTGAACAAGAGGGCACAAGAGGGCCTCGG GTGATGATTGTCGGTCCGACAGATGTTGGTAAAAGTACACTCTGCCGTCTGTTACTAAACTACGCTGTTCGAGTTGGAAGAAGGCCCACATTTGTTGATATTGATGTTGGACAG GGTGTAATCTCAGTTCCTGGTACCATTGGTGCTTTGCTGATCGAGAGGCCAGCCGACGTTGAGGAGGGCTTCTCGTTAGCCGGTCCTCTCGTGTACCACTTCGGTGCGACGACCCCGGGCAACAACATGAAGCTGTATACCTTACTAGTGTCCAATATGGCTGGGGTGTTCAACAGACGATGCATGAACAACCAAAAAG CGGGTGTGAGTGGCTGCATTATAAACACCTGTGGTTGGATCAAAGGGGATGGATATAAGTGCATCACGCATGCAGTCAAAGCTTTCGAAG TTGATGTCATCATTGTACTGGATCAGGAGAGATTGTACAATGAGTTGGTGAGGGATATGCCCTCATTCGTCAAGGTGGTGTTGCAGCAAAAATCAGGAGGG GTTGTTGAAAGGACCAGGCCCTTCAGGACAAAAGTCCGAGACAGCAGGATCCGGGAGTATTTCTACGGGTTTGAGAAGTGCTTCTACCCTCACTCCTTCGATGTCAGATTCTCTGATGTTGAAATCTTCAAAATTGGTG CTCCAGCCGTTCCAAACTCTTGCCTTCCGCTCGGTATGACACCAGAGGACAATCAAACCAAACTTGTCGCCGttcaaccaa GCAGCGAACTGTCTCACCATATCCTGAGTGTCAGCCTAGCCAAGATTAGAGATGATGATCTCATTAAAACCAACGTTGCTGGCTTCATATGCGT